Proteins encoded within one genomic window of Saccharopolyspora pogona:
- a CDS encoding SagB family peptide dehydrogenase, which yields MGNWDLTIGDRYLQRTVHEAEDLFAQVLNEEPIGADPLPFKVYRGVRRYPLPGRLSWDLGDVRSTFADFAGAGAPNREETSPERVLSTLLYYGYGFSRWDVGPGAVWPHHRMVPSARCYFPTELYLWLPRSGDFPAGMYHYDTLHHAVALIREGEFLAELGELLGADLDEAGSVVLLSSLFWKNAFKYRGYSYRLCAQEAGMVVGNLLMVAGALGLWGDVHYQFPDRPAGRLLGLEPGEEHLFAALPLRPAGGSPLEGVARVAGGRAGLEQLPPMRHTYVRPEGPSHAHDELFTSIAENCLLDDGVDFARELPAASRCPHEVSSVLPAPPAREEPLGLGAALRARNSGNVLFNPVARTLPLADFWEIVRYATEPYTCDLRPGVAAPGVSLHVAVFDVAGLPPGIYRFCREHGGLHVVSEGDFSRPLQGALPVPNLNLCASNMALYLAADYAETSRVFGNRAYRLINLEAGLVAQRLCVLSAAHGVSARVHNGYDSASVEAIVELDGAKLTPFFQIAVAHNRPGVQHGLPVIF from the coding sequence ATGGGCAACTGGGACCTGACCATCGGCGATCGGTACCTGCAACGGACCGTTCACGAGGCCGAAGACCTCTTCGCGCAGGTGCTCAACGAGGAGCCAATCGGCGCGGACCCGCTGCCGTTCAAGGTCTACCGAGGTGTGCGGCGCTACCCGTTGCCCGGTCGGCTGTCATGGGACCTGGGCGACGTGCGCAGCACGTTCGCCGACTTCGCGGGAGCCGGCGCGCCGAATCGCGAGGAGACCTCCCCGGAGCGGGTCCTGTCGACCTTGCTCTACTACGGGTACGGCTTCTCCCGGTGGGACGTGGGGCCGGGTGCCGTCTGGCCGCATCACCGGATGGTTCCATCCGCCCGCTGCTACTTCCCCACGGAGCTGTACCTGTGGCTGCCCCGCTCCGGTGACTTCCCGGCGGGCATGTACCACTACGACACCCTGCACCACGCCGTGGCGTTGATCCGCGAGGGGGAGTTCCTGGCGGAGCTGGGCGAGCTGCTGGGGGCCGACCTCGACGAGGCCGGCAGCGTGGTGCTGCTGTCGTCGCTGTTCTGGAAGAACGCCTTCAAATACCGCGGCTACTCCTATCGGTTGTGCGCGCAAGAGGCAGGGATGGTCGTGGGCAACCTGCTGATGGTCGCCGGTGCGCTGGGGCTGTGGGGTGACGTGCACTACCAGTTCCCGGATCGCCCGGCGGGCCGCCTGCTGGGTCTCGAACCCGGCGAGGAACACCTCTTCGCCGCGCTGCCGCTGCGTCCCGCCGGAGGGTCGCCCCTCGAGGGCGTGGCCAGGGTTGCGGGCGGACGTGCGGGCCTGGAGCAGCTCCCGCCGATGCGGCACACCTACGTGCGGCCGGAGGGCCCGTCGCACGCGCACGACGAGTTGTTCACCTCGATCGCTGAGAACTGCCTGCTCGACGACGGAGTTGACTTTGCCCGAGAACTCCCGGCCGCGTCGCGTTGCCCGCACGAGGTGTCCTCGGTGCTGCCGGCACCGCCGGCCCGGGAAGAGCCGCTGGGCCTCGGCGCTGCGTTGCGCGCCCGCAACTCGGGCAACGTGCTGTTCAACCCGGTCGCGCGAACGCTTCCGCTCGCCGATTTCTGGGAGATCGTCCGGTATGCGACGGAGCCGTACACGTGCGATCTGCGGCCCGGCGTGGCAGCGCCCGGGGTTAGCCTGCACGTCGCGGTGTTCGACGTGGCGGGGCTGCCGCCCGGCATCTACCGGTTCTGCCGAGAGCACGGCGGACTGCACGTGGTGTCGGAGGGCGATTTCTCCCGCCCGCTGCAGGGCGCCCTCCCAGTGCCCAACCTCAACCTGTGCGCGTCCAACATGGCCCTGTACCTCGCTGCGGACTACGCCGAGACCAGCCGCGTCTTCGGCAACCGGGCCTACCGCTTGATCAACCTGGAGGCCGGTCTCGTCGCCCAGCGGCTGTGCGTGCTCAGCGCCGCCCACGGCGTCTCGGCCCGGGTCCACAACGGATACGACTCGGCCAGCGTCGAGGCCATCGTCGAGCTGGACGGGGCGA
- a CDS encoding TOMM precursor leader peptide-binding protein gives MSEDVRKGIGGAVRVGITGEGRLYDEVRRVLSRHHRPLVVGKNDRDAARSKVDVLLLVQDGWDRQWQREWNDWGLTNDVPLLPAYLTPGAALVGPCVSPGDADGCLVCVDERRLRARNDLGDYGKALAAHPALIARMGVLWLTSFAVDLLSSLIAGEIDRFGADRTTMTTRRAMIRLSLDELRTSMHRWLPDPLCERCGRLPDDSAATAGIELHPQPKVSPDTYRVRSLAGERDKLHRIYVDREAGLLRAVYKEGRSVFPSASAPMGLRATTRTEVGYGHQVNFAASQLTAIAEGIERYGGIEPGGKRTVVRDSYRELGDDALDPTTLGLHSDELHQLPGFPYPRYHHDLVCNWVWGYSFARKRPILVPEKYAYYGTVYRDTREHPFVYEISNGCALGGCLEEAILHGILEVAERDAFLMTWYARLPAPRIDPRSAPDPAVPLVIESIESFSGYSIEVFNITLEQGIPCFWVMAVDRQGMPDMPKVLCASGSNLNPAKALTNALMELGPLVSRPAEFHRQNRPRVEEMLADPYAVMSMEDHAALNGAPEVFDRFDFLLSSPTRQTFAEAFKDYYQKPKNTDLRVDLEETAGQYLRGGLDVVVVDQTTPEHRAGSFNCVKVIIPGLLPMTFGHQRRRERGFQRLYRIPHQLGYYDRPLTDADINPHPHPFP, from the coding sequence GTGTCCGAAGACGTTCGCAAGGGGATCGGCGGAGCAGTCCGAGTCGGGATCACCGGGGAGGGCAGGCTCTACGACGAGGTGCGGCGCGTGCTCTCCCGACACCACCGGCCGCTGGTGGTGGGGAAGAACGACCGGGACGCCGCGCGGTCCAAAGTGGATGTGCTGCTGCTGGTGCAGGACGGCTGGGACCGGCAGTGGCAGCGGGAGTGGAACGACTGGGGCCTCACAAACGACGTGCCGCTGCTGCCCGCATACCTCACGCCCGGCGCAGCTCTTGTCGGCCCGTGCGTGTCACCCGGGGATGCTGACGGCTGCCTGGTCTGCGTCGACGAGCGCCGCCTGCGGGCGCGCAACGACCTCGGCGACTACGGCAAGGCGCTCGCGGCTCATCCGGCGCTCATCGCGCGAATGGGCGTGCTGTGGCTGACGAGCTTCGCCGTGGACCTGCTCAGCAGCCTGATCGCAGGCGAGATCGACCGGTTCGGCGCGGACCGCACCACCATGACCACTCGGCGAGCGATGATCCGGCTTTCCCTGGACGAGTTGCGCACCAGCATGCACCGCTGGCTGCCCGATCCGTTGTGCGAGCGCTGCGGTCGGTTGCCCGATGACTCCGCGGCGACGGCCGGCATCGAGCTCCACCCGCAGCCGAAGGTGTCCCCCGACACCTACCGCGTTCGGTCGCTGGCGGGGGAGCGGGACAAGCTGCACCGGATCTACGTCGATCGCGAAGCCGGACTGTTGCGCGCCGTGTACAAGGAAGGGCGCAGCGTCTTCCCCAGCGCCAGCGCTCCGATGGGCCTAAGGGCCACGACACGCACCGAAGTCGGCTACGGCCACCAAGTGAATTTCGCCGCGAGCCAGCTCACCGCGATCGCCGAGGGCATTGAACGCTACGGCGGGATCGAACCCGGTGGAAAGCGGACCGTGGTGCGGGACAGCTACCGGGAGCTCGGCGACGACGCGCTGGACCCGACGACGCTCGGGCTGCACTCCGACGAACTCCACCAGCTGCCGGGCTTCCCGTACCCGCGCTACCACCACGACCTCGTCTGCAACTGGGTCTGGGGCTACTCTTTCGCCCGCAAGCGGCCGATCCTGGTACCGGAGAAATACGCCTACTACGGGACGGTCTACCGGGACACGAGGGAGCACCCGTTCGTCTACGAGATCTCGAACGGCTGCGCGCTCGGCGGGTGCCTCGAGGAGGCGATCCTGCACGGCATCCTCGAGGTGGCTGAGCGCGACGCCTTCCTGATGACCTGGTACGCCCGGTTACCCGCGCCCCGCATCGATCCGCGTTCCGCCCCGGACCCGGCCGTACCGCTGGTCATCGAGAGCATCGAAAGCTTCTCCGGGTACTCGATCGAGGTCTTCAACATCACGCTGGAACAGGGCATCCCCTGCTTCTGGGTCATGGCAGTGGATCGGCAGGGGATGCCGGACATGCCCAAGGTCCTGTGCGCTTCGGGTTCGAACCTCAACCCGGCGAAGGCCCTGACAAATGCACTGATGGAGTTGGGGCCGCTGGTCAGCAGACCTGCCGAGTTCCACCGGCAGAACAGACCGCGGGTCGAGGAGATGCTGGCCGATCCCTACGCGGTGATGTCGATGGAGGACCACGCAGCGCTCAACGGTGCGCCGGAGGTCTTCGACCGCTTCGACTTCCTGCTCTCCTCACCGACGCGGCAGACCTTCGCCGAGGCGTTCAAGGACTACTACCAGAAGCCGAAGAACACGGACCTGCGCGTGGATCTGGAGGAAACGGCCGGGCAGTACTTGCGTGGCGGGCTCGACGTCGTCGTCGTCGACCAGACCACACCGGAGCACCGCGCCGGAAGTTTCAACTGCGTCAAGGTGATCATCCCGGGCTTGCTGCCGATGACCTTCGGACACCAGCGCCGCAGGGAGCGGGGTTTCCAGCGGTTGTACCGGATTCCCCACCAGCTCGGGTACTACGACAGGCCGCTGACCGACGCCGATATCAACCCGCATCCGCATCCCTTCCCGTGA
- a CDS encoding TOMM precursor leader peptide-binding protein — MKPKLKNDTLYLPSAEGIYFVSNHGTLTLEGKHIYQWVDKLAPFLTGAHTLDEITAGLSGDRRRMVTALISGLVEKGFVKDVGDDREHGLDERELAAYESEIAFVDYYRDSAAYRFQRFRERKVLLIGAGQTAAALAQACLHAGVRDVRLVITDEAATDRSRIEEYVGRARDRDPRQSLVEVVDVALDDSPEAVRKAVESFDVVIHVSDKPMLGRARLLNQVCVDRGVLFIQAVVVGGGAWIGPLVNPVGVDACWECSWLRVLGRNPVAGEPFADRPDAVPSEFLAGPTAAIVANHLAFEVFKHITEAGPVETAGAVVGLDLETLQSADHPVSPHPLCTAHGTSAPPTEQDFLAVVNGLAEGPELSGEDFSRAAAECFEEDTGLLGRLDEGDFGQLPLKVSRAEFSNALLRPDFDQEAAAAVAVATDFTEARERATRRACELYAASVVDCRRLRGSGAGDARTWGLDLASGAAVSVVAANAFPGLRAAVPTAADAPGLASGFTWSEAVGRGLLALTNQLTAAELEHARDPFPRVDQNALPQTAIAQRYLTMLEILGIDVEVYDITGTLAVPTLVSCMGMDTVGCASGFDEAQLFEEILEQTLRHHQAHAEKWPGNAMPEPLPQLPKELRGPERTQRSTAVGEPAPRQWPEIRALLLSRLRDAGHRPVIVPLDHDPVMNLVLPYIVNVVRGEEN, encoded by the coding sequence GTGAAGCCGAAGCTCAAGAACGACACGCTCTACCTTCCGTCGGCCGAGGGGATCTACTTCGTGAGCAATCACGGAACCCTGACGCTGGAGGGCAAGCACATCTACCAGTGGGTCGACAAACTGGCTCCGTTCCTGACCGGTGCGCACACGCTCGACGAGATCACCGCCGGCCTTTCCGGGGATCGCCGCCGAATGGTCACCGCGCTGATCAGCGGTCTGGTGGAGAAGGGATTCGTCAAGGACGTCGGGGATGACCGCGAACACGGGCTGGACGAACGGGAACTCGCCGCCTACGAGTCGGAGATCGCGTTCGTCGATTATTACCGCGATTCGGCCGCGTACCGCTTCCAGCGGTTCCGCGAGCGCAAGGTGTTGCTGATCGGCGCAGGCCAGACGGCGGCGGCACTCGCCCAGGCCTGCTTGCACGCCGGGGTGCGTGATGTGCGGCTGGTGATCACCGACGAAGCCGCGACCGACCGGTCGCGCATCGAGGAGTACGTCGGACGAGCCCGCGACCGCGACCCGCGGCAGTCGCTGGTCGAGGTGGTGGACGTGGCGCTGGACGACTCGCCGGAGGCGGTGCGGAAGGCAGTCGAATCCTTCGACGTGGTCATCCACGTGTCGGACAAGCCGATGCTCGGCCGCGCCCGGCTGCTGAACCAGGTCTGCGTCGACCGGGGAGTGCTGTTCATCCAGGCCGTCGTGGTCGGGGGAGGCGCCTGGATCGGCCCGCTCGTCAACCCGGTCGGCGTCGACGCGTGCTGGGAATGCTCCTGGCTGCGCGTGCTGGGCAGGAACCCCGTAGCCGGTGAGCCCTTCGCGGACCGTCCCGATGCCGTTCCCAGCGAGTTCCTGGCCGGGCCGACCGCGGCGATCGTGGCCAACCACCTCGCCTTCGAGGTGTTCAAGCACATCACGGAAGCCGGCCCGGTCGAGACGGCAGGTGCCGTGGTGGGTCTGGATCTGGAAACTCTGCAGAGCGCCGACCACCCGGTGTCCCCGCACCCGCTCTGCACCGCGCACGGTACTTCCGCACCACCCACCGAGCAGGACTTCCTGGCGGTCGTCAACGGCCTCGCTGAGGGGCCGGAGCTCTCCGGCGAGGACTTCTCGCGGGCCGCTGCCGAATGCTTCGAAGAGGACACCGGCCTGCTCGGCCGCCTCGACGAAGGCGACTTCGGGCAACTCCCGCTGAAGGTGTCCAGGGCGGAGTTCTCCAACGCGCTGCTGCGCCCTGACTTCGACCAGGAGGCGGCCGCGGCCGTCGCGGTGGCCACCGATTTCACCGAGGCCCGCGAGCGCGCCACTCGCCGGGCCTGCGAGCTCTATGCTGCCAGCGTCGTCGACTGCCGCAGGTTGCGAGGTTCCGGCGCGGGTGATGCGCGCACCTGGGGGCTGGACCTGGCGTCGGGCGCCGCCGTCTCGGTGGTCGCCGCCAATGCGTTCCCCGGACTTCGAGCAGCGGTGCCCACGGCTGCGGACGCACCCGGCCTGGCATCCGGTTTTACCTGGTCCGAGGCGGTTGGTCGCGGGCTGCTCGCGCTGACCAACCAGCTGACCGCCGCAGAACTGGAGCACGCCCGTGACCCCTTCCCCCGGGTGGACCAGAACGCACTCCCGCAAACCGCGATCGCGCAGCGCTACCTGACGATGCTGGAGATCCTCGGCATCGACGTCGAGGTCTACGACATAACCGGCACGCTCGCGGTGCCGACGTTGGTGTCCTGCATGGGAATGGACACGGTTGGCTGCGCGTCCGGATTCGACGAGGCGCAGCTGTTCGAAGAAATCCTCGAGCAGACGCTACGCCACCACCAAGCGCACGCGGAGAAGTGGCCCGGCAACGCCATGCCGGAACCCCTTCCGCAACTGCCGAAGGAGCTGCGCGGACCCGAGCGCACCCAGCGGAGCACGGCGGTCGGCGAACCTGCTCCACGGCAGTGGCCGGAGATCCGGGCACTGCTGCTGAGCCGATTGCGGGATGCCGGCCACCGGCCGGTCATCGTGCCGCTCGATCACGATCCCGTGATGAACCTGGTGCTGCCCTACATCGTCAACGTCGTGCGCGGAGAAGAGAACTAG
- a CDS encoding IS5 family transposase (programmed frameshift) has translation MVPDELWERIEPVLPRWENALPKLGRKRLPDRLVLQGILFVLHTGIQWEFLPQELGFGSGMTCWRRLAEWNEAGVWQRLHEALLAELNAAGMLDWSRAVIDSSHVRAARRGPKSGPSPVDRARPGSKHHVITEGGGIPTAFSLTGGNVNDVTQLLPLVEAIPPVRGKRGRPRRRPDALYADRAYDSDKHRDKLRAKGIDPQIAERGTGHGSGLGVIRWVVERTIAWYHGMRRLRIRWERRDDIHEAFLGLATCIICYRHIKILC, from the exons ATCGTCCCCGACGAGCTGTGGGAGCGAATCGAGCCGGTGTTGCCGCGTTGGGAGAACGCGCTGCCCAAGCTGGGCCGCAAGCGGCTGCCGGACCGGCTGGTCTTGCAGGGAATCCTGTTCGTGCTGCATACCGGGATCCAGTGGGAGTTTCTGCCCCAGGAGCTGGGGTTTGGATCCGGAATGACCTGCTGGCGGCGCCTGGCGGAATGGAACGAGGCCGGGGTGTGGCAGCGGCTGCACGAGGCGCTTTTGGCCGAGCTGAACGCGGCCGGGATGCTGGACTGGTCTCGGGCGGTGATCGACAGCTCGCATGTGCGGGCGGCGCGGCGCGGCCCAA AAAGCGGCCCGAGCCCGGTCGACCGTGCCCGGCCGGGCTCCAAGCACCACGTGATCACCGAGGGCGGCGGCATTCCGACGGCATTCAGCCTGACCGGCGGCAACGTCAATGACGTCACCCAGCTCCTCCCACTGGTCGAGGCGATCCCGCCCGTGCGAGGCAAGCGCGGGCGCCCCCGCCGCCGACCCGATGCGCTGTACGCCGACCGCGCCTACGACTCTGATAAACACCGGGACAAGTTGCGCGCCAAGGGAATCGACCCGCAGATCGCCGAACGTGGAACCGGCCACGGCTCCGGACTCGGCGTGATCAGGTGGGTCGTCGAGCGCACAATCGCCTGGTACCACGGCATGCGACGTCTGCGCATCCGCTGGGAACGCCGCGACGACATCCACGAGGCGTTTCTCGGCCTGGCTACCTGCATCATCTGCTACCGACACATCAAGATCCTTTGTTAG
- a CDS encoding alpha/beta fold hydrolase: MHAVVDPGARRRQLLREPLRGHLRGPVRKPREIGVRHSLAGLGLPFVDNGDVVSVPVFRPDLVGVLCSPGSPGPHPAVLVVGGSEGAIPECAAMRLAQEGVAALAVAFFGVGSLPRDLVEIPLEYFAGALDWLAQRPEADPGRLTVVGRSRGGELALLLAAAYPERIKGVVAYVPSSVVWQAVPSDPRAMLGAPRSSWSRGGVPVPFVAMPPPTAADAAQFRGFLTGEPVAFRPAFERAMAQWDAVVDATIEVERINGPVLVLSGGQDQLWPSELFAERIVERLVAHGHRFPHEHLRYPGAGHRLGVPGAALRQRRAGFDRLLMGGTPESDEDASWDSWPQVLDFIARAGTS, from the coding sequence ATGCATGCTGTCGTGGATCCCGGAGCCAGGCGGCGACAACTCCTGCGGGAGCCGCTGCGAGGCCACCTGCGCGGACCAGTCCGGAAACCTCGCGAGATCGGCGTTCGGCATTCGCTGGCTGGGCTAGGCTTGCCGTTCGTGGACAACGGTGACGTCGTGTCCGTGCCGGTCTTCCGCCCGGACCTGGTCGGTGTGCTGTGCAGTCCCGGTTCGCCCGGCCCACATCCGGCCGTGCTCGTGGTCGGCGGTTCGGAGGGTGCGATACCGGAGTGCGCGGCAATGCGCTTGGCGCAGGAAGGCGTCGCCGCGTTGGCGGTGGCTTTCTTCGGGGTCGGGTCGCTACCGCGGGACCTCGTCGAGATCCCGCTGGAGTACTTCGCCGGCGCGCTGGACTGGCTCGCCCAGCGGCCGGAAGCCGACCCCGGGCGGCTCACCGTGGTTGGTCGCTCGCGAGGCGGCGAGCTGGCGCTGCTGCTCGCCGCCGCCTATCCGGAGCGGATCAAGGGAGTCGTTGCCTACGTGCCGAGCAGTGTGGTGTGGCAGGCAGTTCCGTCGGACCCGCGCGCCATGCTGGGGGCGCCGCGTTCGTCGTGGAGCCGAGGTGGCGTCCCTGTCCCGTTCGTCGCCATGCCGCCGCCCACCGCGGCCGACGCGGCGCAGTTCCGGGGTTTCCTGACCGGGGAGCCGGTGGCCTTCCGCCCGGCGTTTGAACGCGCCATGGCACAGTGGGACGCGGTGGTCGACGCGACTATCGAGGTGGAGCGGATCAACGGCCCCGTGCTGGTGCTCAGCGGCGGGCAGGACCAGCTCTGGCCGTCGGAGCTGTTCGCCGAGCGGATCGTCGAGAGGTTGGTCGCGCACGGCCACCGCTTTCCGCACGAGCATCTGCGCTATCCCGGCGCCGGACATCGGCTCGGCGTCCCCGGCGCCGCGCTCCGGCAGCGTCGCGCCGGTTTCGACCGACTGTTGATGGGCGGGACTCCGGAGTCCGATGAGGACGCCAGCTGGGACAGTTGGCCCCAGGTCCTCGACTTCATCGCGCGGGCCGGAACGTCCTGA
- a CDS encoding thiopeptide maturation pyridine synthase: MSEHVGTAEWHGVQVYFYEENKDDLILNCVRPLFGRLAPFAERMFYTRHWLRGPHLRLSYLASEGDFTNVIHPETERTVARYLTENPSTAEIDEEELLAVHRAVAEQEQQPGPFVPFHPDNSVQLAPYDRRIPVLGSAVAAELLEGFYHETNAQAFAALDDVRSGRSRLTTAFDLMVATAHAMWPGINRGFISFRSHAEGFIARAGDPQRRRAFCEEKYRAQKAGLRRRLVAVLDGLDGLDGDGEVPLVREWVAVLGRYRSRVRPLIASGEVSFVAAEQGYAQQSWDPQMLAHSTFHSLLQGEGGRMARLQRDPDFLAFRFALNYLYLHLNRIGVRPVERFVLCHLVANTVEDHYGISAHDFVAS, from the coding sequence ATGTCGGAGCACGTGGGAACCGCGGAGTGGCACGGGGTCCAGGTCTACTTCTACGAGGAGAACAAGGACGACCTGATCTTGAACTGTGTCCGGCCGTTGTTCGGCCGGCTCGCTCCGTTCGCCGAGCGGATGTTCTACACCCGTCACTGGTTGCGCGGCCCGCACCTGCGCCTGAGTTACCTCGCGTCCGAGGGCGACTTCACGAACGTGATCCACCCCGAGACCGAGCGGACGGTCGCCCGGTACCTCACCGAGAATCCGTCGACCGCCGAGATCGACGAGGAGGAGCTGCTCGCAGTCCACCGCGCGGTGGCTGAACAGGAGCAGCAGCCAGGGCCGTTCGTGCCCTTCCACCCGGACAACTCCGTGCAGCTGGCCCCCTACGACCGGCGCATCCCGGTGCTCGGCAGTGCGGTGGCCGCGGAGCTGCTCGAGGGCTTCTACCACGAGACCAACGCCCAGGCCTTCGCCGCGCTCGACGACGTTCGTTCGGGCAGGAGCCGGCTCACCACCGCATTCGACCTCATGGTGGCCACCGCACATGCGATGTGGCCCGGCATCAATCGCGGATTCATCTCCTTTCGCTCGCACGCCGAAGGTTTCATCGCGCGAGCCGGGGACCCGCAGCGGCGCCGCGCGTTCTGCGAGGAGAAGTACCGCGCCCAAAAAGCCGGCTTGCGGCGGCGGCTGGTCGCCGTCCTCGACGGACTCGACGGACTCGACGGCGATGGCGAGGTGCCGTTGGTCCGCGAATGGGTTGCGGTGCTCGGCCGCTACCGGTCGCGGGTGCGACCGTTGATCGCCTCCGGCGAGGTGTCGTTCGTCGCGGCGGAGCAGGGGTATGCGCAGCAGAGCTGGGATCCGCAGATGCTGGCCCACAGCACGTTCCACAGCCTGCTGCAGGGCGAAGGCGGGCGGATGGCCCGTTTGCAGCGGGACCCCGACTTCCTCGCTTTCCGTTTCGCGCTGAACTACTTGTACCTCCACCTCAACCGGATCGGTGTCCGACCGGTCGAGCGGTTCGTCCTGTGCCACCTCGTCGCCAACACGGTGGAGGACCACTACGGCATATCGGCCCACGATTTCGTGGCGTCGTGA
- a CDS encoding macrolide family glycosyltransferase, whose protein sequence is MTKHFAFVSLAAHGHVNPTLPLVEELVERGHRVTYATGAEQAAAVARAGADVVEMPWGVELSGMAGRNYTMDNLIAMMADGAAELTTTFADLLEPFRADRPDCVCFDVMGLAGRALAAKLGVPGCGLAPNMVGNEQFSLQSIMWPTDFNPADPRLFEVGRTLTRFSTEHGIHPDTLRPTDARAPLNLVFLPRRFQIAGDTFGPEFYFLGPALPRRARPGAWEPPEDSPVLLIALGTVFNDRPDLLGVCADAFAGSRWHVVMATGRAQPDAVPANFEVHQHVPQLEVLRHASAFVSHTGMGSTMESLLHGVPLVSLPQTPEQALNGRRAAELGLGRTVDTESVTVEELRTAVDEVTADPTIQANLAQWRAELRRTNAAKAGAETLENFLSRQTPRAGSASPAT, encoded by the coding sequence ATGACCAAGCACTTCGCCTTCGTCTCACTGGCCGCGCACGGCCACGTCAACCCGACGCTGCCGTTGGTGGAGGAACTGGTCGAACGCGGTCACCGCGTCACGTACGCGACCGGTGCGGAGCAGGCGGCCGCAGTCGCGCGCGCGGGCGCCGACGTGGTGGAAATGCCGTGGGGTGTGGAGCTGAGCGGCATGGCGGGCCGCAACTACACCATGGACAACCTGATCGCGATGATGGCCGACGGCGCCGCGGAACTGACCACGACCTTCGCAGACCTGCTGGAGCCATTCCGGGCCGACCGCCCCGATTGCGTGTGCTTCGACGTCATGGGATTGGCCGGTCGTGCGTTGGCGGCGAAGCTCGGCGTGCCAGGATGCGGGCTGGCACCGAACATGGTCGGCAACGAGCAGTTCTCGCTGCAGTCGATCATGTGGCCCACCGACTTCAACCCGGCGGATCCCCGGCTGTTCGAGGTCGGTCGCACGCTAACCAGGTTCAGCACCGAACACGGCATCCATCCCGACACCCTCCGACCAACCGATGCGCGTGCCCCGCTGAATCTGGTTTTCCTCCCACGACGCTTCCAGATCGCCGGGGACACGTTCGGCCCCGAGTTCTATTTCCTCGGACCGGCGCTGCCCAGACGGGCGCGGCCCGGGGCATGGGAACCACCCGAGGACTCACCGGTGTTGCTCATCGCCCTGGGCACGGTCTTCAACGACCGCCCCGATCTACTCGGCGTCTGCGCCGATGCCTTCGCCGGCAGCCGCTGGCACGTCGTCATGGCCACCGGTCGCGCGCAGCCGGACGCGGTTCCCGCCAACTTCGAGGTCCACCAACACGTTCCGCAACTCGAGGTGCTCCGACACGCCTCTGCGTTCGTGTCCCACACCGGTATGGGGTCCACCATGGAGTCGCTCCTGCACGGTGTGCCGCTGGTGTCGCTGCCGCAGACCCCCGAGCAGGCGCTCAACGGCAGGAGGGCGGCGGAGCTGGGGCTGGGCCGGACCGTGGACACCGAGTCCGTGACCGTGGAGGAGCTGCGCACGGCCGTCGACGAAGTAACCGCGGACCCCACCATCCAGGCGAACCTGGCGCAATGGCGAGCGGAATTGCGCCGCACCAACGCAGCGAAGGCCGGCGCCGAAACCCTCGAGAACTTCCTGTCCCGGCAGACACCCCGCGCCGGGAGCGCCTCGCCGGCCACATGA
- a CDS encoding FkbM family methyltransferase yields the protein MTRLHLVAVAEDLECYTPATGNPVLSEAELIYDEIFGRNSYLRALEPIEPTGLIVDAGANIGLFTLFVKQRFPRVSVIAIEPMPQTVAALRANIRLHGLTDVTVHAEGLADRAGTAQFYFFPAMPGNSTAYLDVKLKDRETIATYATRAVAEQVYRYEAVSVPVRPLSQILRESAARHDDIELLKIDIEGGEAAALDGIADDDWPRIKRVVMEVHESEHALGSVLDKLRSKGFETHAQPPDRCARGIDNRIVLAVRA from the coding sequence ATGACCAGATTGCACCTCGTCGCAGTCGCCGAGGATCTCGAATGCTACACCCCGGCAACCGGAAACCCGGTGCTCTCCGAGGCGGAGCTGATCTACGACGAGATCTTCGGCCGCAACAGCTACCTGCGTGCATTGGAACCAATCGAACCGACAGGGCTGATCGTCGACGCGGGAGCCAACATCGGTCTGTTCACCTTGTTCGTCAAGCAGCGCTTCCCGCGGGTCTCCGTAATCGCCATCGAGCCCATGCCGCAAACGGTGGCGGCGTTGCGCGCGAACATCCGCCTGCACGGCCTCACCGACGTCACCGTCCACGCGGAAGGGCTGGCCGACCGGGCCGGCACGGCCCAGTTCTACTTCTTCCCCGCGATGCCGGGCAACTCCACGGCGTACCTGGACGTGAAGCTCAAGGACAGGGAGACGATCGCCACCTACGCCACTCGGGCGGTAGCGGAACAGGTGTACCGCTACGAGGCTGTGTCCGTGCCGGTGCGACCTCTCTCGCAGATCCTGCGCGAATCGGCGGCCCGGCACGACGACATCGAGCTCCTGAAGATCGATATCGAGGGCGGCGAGGCGGCAGCCCTCGACGGCATCGCGGACGACGACTGGCCGCGCATCAAGCGGGTGGTGATGGAGGTGCACGAGAGCGAGCATGCCCTCGGTTCCGTGTTGGACAAGCTGCGCAGCAAGGGATTCGAGACGCACGCCCAGCCGCCTGATCGTTGCGCCAGAGGAATCGACAACCGAATCGTGCTCGCAGTACGGGCATGA